In Labeo rohita strain BAU-BD-2019 chromosome 4, IGBB_LRoh.1.0, whole genome shotgun sequence, the DNA window GTCATCTGCAGTTCTTTGAGGAGtctgtcttgtttgttttctgcagCCACCTGCTGAGACTTGTGGCCTTCTAGTTCTCGTACCACCTCTCTTTTGGCCTCCTTCACCACCTCGCACTTTGCCTCCATCCTCTGCTGATGCTCCACGTGTTCCATACGATGTTGCTCTAATACTGCAATCTGCCTCTCTAGCTCCCTATTACACGCAACCAGATACAGTGCAGATTAGTCAGtcaaatatgtgtgtgttttgtgtaacTTTGCTGGAACAAGCCACATACGATTTCTTGTGGGCGACCCTGTCGATCTCCTTTCCCAGTTGAACGGGTATGAGAAGCACCTGGGCCAGCTCAGCCTAGTAAAAGACATTGCTAACATGTCAAATCCACATCTCGAAATTCACAGAACAGATACTAGAGCCTAGTGATTAACAGGTCTTGCTTACCTCATTACTTTCAACCAGATCTTTTAAATTCTCCAGCTCATGTTGTTCTTTCTTTATTTGATTCTGTTGAGTCTCCATACTCTCAGTTAAAGTCTTCACTTCCTGTCGAAGCTGAACCACCTCTTTCCTCACCTCCTCACAACTGTTCTTCAAGGACATGTACCTATTTTCTAGCTCCTGAGGACATACAagataacataaatatatacagtgagATCCAAACGTTTGTGACTATATTGAAAACCTAGGATTTCCCCCCCATTTAAGCATGGAAATAAACAGGAGCTGATACAATTTCtgcagatttttaatttttttttttttttttttacaaaattcacCTTCGATAAAAGTGATCACGATgacatacactgccattcaaaagttagggatcagtacgatttttaatgtttttaaagaggccttttctgctcatcaaggatgtgtttgattaaaaatactgaaaaatttatattaattaataaaattaatattaattaatattgtgaaatattattgcaatttaaaatagtgtttttctactttaatatactttaaaatagaatttattcctatgatgcaatgctgaattttcagcatcattgctctagtcttcagtatcacatgatccttcagaaatcattctaatgctaatttattatcaatgtttttttagaaactGTGCtaccttttttttcaggaaaacaaagggcaaaaacaacagcatttatttaaaacagaaatgttggaaagaaattaatatttttattcaggaaggatgtgttaaactgataaaaaagtgatagtaaagacttatattattagaaaatatttctattttgaatattactgtttattcatcaaagtgtcctaaaaaaaatatcacgttccaaaaaaatattaggagcaccaacactgataataaatcagcatattaaaatgatttctgaaggatcgcgtgacaatgaagactggagtgatgatgctgaaaattcagctttgcatcacagaaataaatgacattttaaagtatattaaaatagaaaactgttatgttaaattgcaataatatttcataacattaaacatgaaaaatcttactgttcccaAACCTCTGAACAGCcgtgtacatttatttatttttattcatttatttatttattttcataaattgtTGAAACcagttaataatataaatacaaaaaagttttaaaaaacaaacaaaatacatttctgaGTAACTTTCTGTGTGTACTTTTTGACTTTTAGATGAGGTAGAAGGatttgatgttttattattgcagcatttcagtctttttttgcGTGTGTAATTTGAAACGTTTCAGTATCTCTATAGTGAAACAACATGAATTGTCTGGAATACCCAGTGATGAATCCATCTTAAATCATCACGGCCCTAGCAATACTTACAGCCTGTTTAGGTTGTTCCTCGTATTCTTTCTCAAGACAGAGCTTCTCCTCTTTCAGACTAAAAAGGAGAAATAAAATTCTGTGAAACAAATTTCATGCATTTTACAGAAATCAGGACATGAACAGAATCAAGACATGAAGCAATTAACACAAAAAGGAACTCATATACAGGATATAAACTGctacaaaaaagcaaaataatcaTGTTTAAGCACACaggatatttcacaatatctgaacattttggtaacactttacttagAGCTCTTATGTATGAGGCATTATAAAGTTATTCATAATGTATGTTagaatgtattatatattttcataaataattgtaaccgaagttaaaatgcattacaatatttgcAGATTCTAAAATTGCTTTGtcatatgtttaatacattatacttttttttaaaagtatgttcGAAAGTATGAGAAGATAAGTACAGTATTATAATATATCGTAACTGTGGTTACAGTCATTCACAAGAccatacaatgcattataaggtgcattacaaggcataattaaagcattaaaatacttttataatacattatatataaaagctTTACGTAAAAGGCCATGTGTACAAATATTCTTGCTGAGTGCAGGTACTGCAGTCAGCATGAACTGAACTGCCCCAACAAAGAAGGAGATTACAGTGAGCAAAAGCATGCTGTGCAAAGTGAATCCATGTCAGTTTGGCTAAAGATGAAGGATCCACTCAGGACAAGCTATAATAGCCATATGTGTAGAAACTACATCTGGCTGTAATATGCCTGCAGTACGAATGCCCATTTAACCAacagaaatacataaaatacatttctagtacagtGGTTCACCGACATTTTTAGAGATTCAGACTTAATGTTGCTGATTAATGTTAACACAATCAGTAAATTAACTAAATTCACTAGTGCTTTTTGTCTATTAGAAATGTTTATAACATATAATGTCTTGTAAGCTATCCAAATTTACCACACCAAAATATTACAAGCCTGATTTAAGATTATTAGTAGCTTTTgcccttttttaaaattattcacatatGTTAGTGTGAGCCTCTTTCTGCATAGTCACACATCTTGGTGTGGTCCTGCAGAGCATCTTACCACTCAAACTGGAACTGCATCTGGTATTCTCTTTCTTCATCCTCCTTCAGCTGGTTGTAGTACTGCAGAAGCGTCTGTTTCAGTCTGCTGACCTCTGTGTCCGGTCCCTCAGGAAACAGCTCGGCCTTCTCCAGCTCCTGCTTCTGCTGCTCCAGCGTGGTACGTAAGGCCTTTGCCTCCTGCAGCAGATGCATTTCTGACTCCTGAGAACTTCTCAGAGTTTCATGTAAGAGGTTGAAACTGGCCCTAAGACGAGCCACTTTCTCCCCGGTGATCTTTCCCATGGAGAACAGCTGAGGACAAAGATGAAAAAGAATTATCAACGATTCAACTTTAGCATTTCAAAGCTAAACAGGTTCATGGGGAATTGCTGAGACTCATTTCAGATGCATCTTAGAGTAAATCCACATGTGTGTCATGCATTAACTTGCATTTGAACTCCAGCACGGAAAGGATGGATCTAAGCTTTGAGTGTCGTTTATCTAACCACTGAGGTTGACGTTTTCTGATTATCAACAGAAAGTCTGAACATGTGTGTTTTTCTCCTTTACAGTGAAGACAAACAAACACTAGGTTTGAGAGGTCGTACCCAAGATATCCTGTAAATCTCTTCCAGATTTGAAAATTTTAGACTTGTTTTGCAGGGCTGAAGATCTTTCACATTAATATTAACTGCTTTCATGTAAGCTTGATTTAACTTACAAACAATACACAAATGAAAACCAGGCTCTTTCAGATGGAGGCTCTactgttaaaatatgtttgtacTGTCTTGCAGAGCAGTcacaaagaaaccaaaaaatatatattttccatttttaatagTGTAACGATACGTTGCTTTCAAACCtagcagctttctgttggtcagcGTGACAAATTCGTGTGACCAGTCTAAACTGACgcaaaatatgtgaaaaatgtgtgaaattcatatgaattcatattgaaatgactgaatttcaaatttgtttaaaaacagtaaatgtgaccctgtcttaagtagcacgggtatatttgtagcaatagctaaaaatatgtatggagcaaaatttttaatttttcttttatgacaaaaatcattgggatattaagtaaagaacatgttctatgaagatattttgtaaattccctactgttaatatatcaaaacttaattttggttactaatatgcattgctaacaacttcatttggacaactttaaaggcaattttctcaatatttggatttttttgcaccctgaaCTTCCAGATTTTCTAATCCTAACAAAGCATACATCAgtgtaaagcttatttattcagcttttagataatgtataaagatcaattaaaaataattgagccttatgactggttttgtggtctatgGTAAATATGATTGCACAAGCAAGAGCTTGTGATAATGTCACACCAATTGAAAgttattttcacatttgcttGACATTTTTCTTGAGAAGCAGCTTGAGCGTTATCGCTTcctattttatagcatttttattttgagatttcCTGCAACGAGCCAAGGCAGAAGACTGCCAGTAAGCTGGTTACTGTCAATATGTGAAATCATGAGGCACACATGTGGAGGACCAGCTTTGAAGTAAGCAACTGGAGCACGTCTTACAACTGGCAGTTTGGATAACATTTCTCTGTGCTGAtctataaaaaaaggaaaaaagaaaaacagagtacactaccagtcaaaagttttttttttgtttgtttgtttttttgttttttttgtaaagaattctcttttgctcaccaagtctgcatttatttgatccaaaatactgcagtaaagcagtaatattgtgaaataattttactatttaaaataactgctttctatttaaatatttttaaaaatgtaatgtattcctgtgatcaaaagctgaattttcagcatcattactccagtctttagtgtcacatgatccttcagaaatcattctaatatgcttatttgctgtacaagaaacattttttgctattgttattattattattatcaatatttaaaacagttgaataatcattttcaggattctttgaatagaaagatccaaagatccgcatttatctgaaataaaaagaatattagaatgatttctgaaggatcatgtgactggagtattggaaattcagctttgagatcacaaaaataaattacattttaaaatatattcaaatagaaaacagttttttaaatagtaaaaatatttcaaaattgtactgtttttgttgtactttggtttaaataaatgcaaacttggtgagcagaagaagcttcttaaaaaaacattaaaaatcttactgcttttactgttaATGATAACAAACTTTAACTTCTGCAGAAAATTACAGCatcaattccaaaaaaaaaaagctctcgaaaacaaaactgttaagcTATTTCTGGCAGACATCTCGACACATCTGCTAAAGATTAAACAAATACTACAGTTTCTTTATTACAACAAAGTCCCAAACAAAGCTTCTTCGTATTACAGCCAATACCACAATAAAATACTCATTTGTGACAACTAATCATTGTATGCCAATACAAACACATTAGCAATACGTAATGCGAACACACGACAGTATGTATAAATGAATGATGATACACAATGTTTAGCAGAAAACCACAGCATTTAGAAGAAAACACGAGAAGAAATTGGACTGTTAAATcttaaagttcacccaaaagttaATATTCTGTCGTTATGTAATTACTCttgcattgtttaaaaaaaaaaaaaaaaacactatgatTTGCTTTCTTTCAGATATAATATTCTTTAAAGCTTTGGCTTTCttctgttccacagaagaaagaaaagtcatacaggtttggaacaacatttttgaataaactTCCACTTTAAATCTAATTctgatttaacaaaaaactCAAACCAATGCCTTCACTGGACTTGAATTGCTCATCTGGCTCATTGTTTCATATACTGTAGATTAAACGCaaggtaaaaaataaagacaacatCATTCCTAAATACTGAGTCATAGTGCTATGTTTCGAAAGAAAGGGTGAATGGTCCTATTCCACAAAATTCCTCCTGTGTTGATGTCGACTGTGCAATTATGCAATGCACAGCTGCCCCACCCACACtttcgttctctctctctctctcctctgatATTAATGGCAAAGCTGTTGCACTTTGAGGCAGTTCTCTTCAGTTCTCTCTCTCAGTTTGGATCACTGCATCTGAGACCATGAAACTGGTGTACGTGTACTGTTCTCTGCTGATAGCCATCTGGCAGGGGGTAGAGGCTTCTGGTAGTGGCCCTTCTGGGGTTCTAGATAGGGTGTCAGGAGGTTCCAGCTGCTCCCAGGTGAGACTAAAGCCAGCTGGGCAGTGTGAAGATGACGAGGAGTGCCCGTACCAGATCACAATGCCACCGATGACCATCCAGCTTCCCAAACAATTCCGACTCCTGGAGAAGACCATGAAGGAGCTGCAAAGCTTGAAGGAGACAGTAAACAGGTTGAAGAGCTCCTGTCTGGAGTGCAGCTTGCAGCAAGCGGACCTCAACTTGCAGAAAGACAGCGGAGACCCTCCGACAAACAGTGCAGAGCAGAGTCGAGGGGATATCAGCACGAAAGTCTATCGGAATGGGAACAGCAGTGATAATGAGATTGTACAAAACATGCAGGTGAAGATGAATCGCATGTCTATCAGTCTCAAGAATGCACGAGCGCAGATTAACACTCTTCAGGGTCGTCTGGAGGATCTTAACCTTCTCAATCTCCAAAATGTGGAGGATATAGTGGACAGAAAAGTTGAGAACATTACCGGGGTTGTCAACAAAATCAGTAGCACCTGCACACACTGTCCAGGTCACCGAGAAGAACACCAGTTTCAGCGTAAGTTAAATAATTCTACTTAAAATGATGCTatgcgagtacattttcatgaatATGTTAACTGCCAGGAGAAAGGTTTCTGGAATAGATTTGCAGATTCCTCATTAAAATCTTCTGACTTGGATTTACaaaatttcataaaaacaaattataccAATGCTTgcatttcagaaaataaaacctGCTGCAGGCCAGGGATGAACCCTGGTCAAAGAATCACATGatgatgaaataaatgtaataagcACCACTGAACcagattatattttttttgggtCATCTACACAagtttataaatgtgtttttaaaatctgtaaGACAACTCacgctgttccaaacctgtatgagtttctttcttctgctgaacacaaaagaagatatttcgaAGAAtgttcaagaataaagtctaaatgtttcgagaataaagttaaaattacaagaataaagtcaaaatgtttaaagaatgaagttgaaatgtttcaagaataaagtcaaaatttcgagaataaagtcaaaatgttttgagaaaaaagtccaaatttacagtataaagttgaaatgtttcgagaataaaattgaaattacgagaataaagttaaaatttttggagaataatgtcaaaatgtttaatgaatgaagttggaatgtttcgagaataaagtctaaatgttttgagagtaaagctgaaatgttttgagaataaagtttaaatgttttgagaacaaagtcaaaatttagAGAACAAActtgaaatgtttagagaataaagtaaaatgtttagagaataaaagttgaaatgtttcaagaataaagtcgaaatgtttcgagaaaaaaaagtcaaaatttagagaataaagtcaaaattttgagaataaagtttaaatatttcgagaattaAGTcggaatgttttgagaataaagtcaaaatttcgagaataaagtttaaatgtttaatgattAAAGTTGAAaggtttcgagaataaagttgaaattacgagaataaagtctaaaagttttgagcaaaaaaaaatgaaatgtttcaagaatgaagtcaaaatttcaagaataaagttgaaatgcttcgagaataaagtagaaattatgagaattaaatcGTAATCTtgtaattgataataatatctgaattaaattttcgtaattttgactttttttgagaATATTCTGactattctcgaaacatttcgacttcattctcgaaccatttagactttattcttgtaattttgactttattctcaaatattacgactttaatcttgtaatcttagattttttttttttattatgtggcACTAAAATGACGTcgtaagaaacaaactcatataggggtttatgtaaaaatgatgacagatttttattttagggtgaAACATTCCTTTCAGTTCCTGATGTGTGAAAAAAAGTCTCTCTCTCCACAGACCTCACAAGTATCATCCCCAGAGACTGCTCTGAAATCAGCATGCTGGGCTGGAGGAACAACGGGGTGTACAAGGTGTCCCCTGACCCTAGAAATAGTAGCTTTGAGGTGTACTGTGAAATGGGGGAATACGGCGGTGGATGGACTGTCTTTCAGCGTCGCATAAATGGCAGCGTGAGTTTCAACCGCACCTGGGCTGAGTACAAGAAGGGCTTTGGTGACCCTAAAGGCGAGTTCTGGCTTGGCAATGACAAAATCCACCTGCTCACCAAAGCCAAGGACATGATCCTGCGCATTGAGCTCGAAGACTTTGAGGGCACACGTGGGTATGCCAAGTACGAGCAGTTCTACATATCCAATGAGTACCTCAATTATCGGCTGTCTTTAAGCGGGTACTCGGGGACTGCTGGAAATGCTATGCAGTTTAGCAAACACTTCAACCATGATCAGAAGTTCTTCACTGCGCCGGACAAGGACAATGACATGTACCCCTCAGGGAACTGTGGGGCGTACTACGGATCGGGATGGTGGTTTGATGCCTGCATGTCAGCAAACCTCAATGGCAAATACTACAAAACAAAGTACAAAGGGAAGAGGGATGGGATCTACTGGGGCACGTGGCACAACCTGACTTCTGAGTACTATCCGACAAACTACagacaaacttttaaaaatgtcaaaatgatgaTAAGGCCAAAGAATTACGCACCCTAAGCTAAATGAAgtataaatgaacaattattttttgGGGCAGTTATGCACTTTTCCTCAAGAGCAACTTATATAACTTCTGACTCATTACAAATCCTCACACGTTAACAgaactgcatttaaaatgagtGAATCTGTATTTGCAAAGCACATAAAAATGCTATCCATCATCTAGTCTAAATATACCAGGTTTTGAGTtatgtttcatgtttttgtgtatgtgcTACTGCCTTCTAGTGTTTAACTGGTTTACTACACCATCCTGTTTTTAGACTCCTGATCAAGTGActcctttttttctttgctgaCTTATTTAGTGGGACACACTGAAtagctttttaaaatggttaaacCATCCATGATTTGCTGGtggaattttcttttttcatatttactgaaagttacttttttaggttAGATGTTTTATACAGATGGTCTAAAGCTAACAGACATGGACTAAAGGCAGATGAGGctgataaaaagaaaatatactgcactaccagtcaaaagtttttgaacagtaagatttccagatctcttctgctcaccaacctgcatttgtttgatcaaaagtacagcaaaagcagtaatattaaatattttttactatttgaaacaaatgctttctattttaatatattttaaaatgtaattcattcctgtcaaaaacagctacattttcaacatcattcagtcttcagtgtcatatgatccttcagaaatcatcctaatttgctgatttgctgttcaagaaacattttactattatcaatatttaaaacagttgagtaaattttttttcaagattatttgatgaacagaaagatccaaagatcagcatttatctgaaataaaaagcttttgtaatattatacactataccattcaaaacctTGAAactgatagaaattaataatagaaatgatagaaatttatagaaattaatgctttcatttagcaaggatactaAATGCTATCCTGATGCTAAAATGTggtgataaagatatttataatgttacaaaagatttctatttctgataaatgctgtttttctgaactttctattcattaaagaaacctgaaaaaaaatctactcagctgttttcaacataataataatactaaatgtttttttgagcagcaaatcaaaatattagaatgatttctgaaggatcatgtgactggagcaatgacgctaaaaattcagctttgaaatcacaggaataaatttcattttaaaatatattcaaacagaaaacagttattttaaatagtacaaatatttcacaatattactaattttgctgtattttggaccaaaatcttactgtttgaaAACTTTTAACTAGTAATGCATATGTGACATTCAAGGActaaatgtacagtatttattttgaaagcaTGGGAAAGCATTTAAGTGTTGCTGTGTGACTAGACCTTGATTTTGTTTCCTTAACAGTCAAAAATAagtttagggttttttttctaATCATTATTAGCCTCTATTTGTATATTGGAGAAATAATATCAAACACCTcgatttgtgcttttaaagATACAtccatatttttataaaacaaataaaagcatcTAAATGTTAACAGttggttttgtcatttttgtactCCATTCTGATACTATATATTGAATAcacaaaaactgtattttacaaTGCTAGGCCATCATACAGCTAAGCAAAAGTGAATTTTATGTAATATCGATTGAAAGAGTTTCCTGTGCAAATCAACTACATTCCAAAATATACAACAGCTGTATTCAGAGTAATAATCACACTAGTGTCATGGTATTTTACCGGATAAACAACAcagatgaataaaatgaattattgttattttaaagcgATATTACCTGTTCCAGGGACTGCAGGGCTGGATTTGTTGATATGACAGCAGGTTGTTCATGAAGTGAATCAGCTTCTGGAGCTATTGCCGAAATGGGCGTGGCCCTCTCACTGGCGCCTCCCTCCTCATCAGAGCCCCACCCCTCTGCTTGACTCATGAGctacaaataatacatttaagttaaacttaaaaacaatcatatggaaatgacatttttatcagttaaaTCAACTCATGAATTCTCTCCCACTGCTTTACATAATCTTCTTGTCCCTAAAATCTTAAAGGACACTTTTGCATGATTTAATAGAATTAAATAGAATTGAGAGCAAGTCACTGCAGCTGTAGTCAATTAACCTCAATAACTGGACTCACGTAATGCTATTTATAATGGAGGAATCGGTTGGGTGAAAACGGTGTTCAAGCTTTCGGTCACAGTCACGGACGGTCGTTATCATGGCTCAACATAACGCCGAACAAACGGACGCCGTACAGAGTTATTCAGGTAGACCGTTAATAATTTAAACCGCAATATAGTGTAAAATATTGTTGTAGCAGTGTAGTGTAGTATTTTAATAGCAACGTTATTAACGTTAGGCAAGTTCTCTGTATTCGAGTGTTCATTTTCAAGCTGTTGAGATTTTGTCACACTTCTGACCCACTAAATTATAACACAAGTGTTTAATGTAACCCTATATTTAAGTCCGTTTAGTATTACTGTATGTCAAGCAATTTGTGTCTTAACAAGCTGTTTTTAAAGCTTACCGTAATGTTTACGTTTTTCAACCGTGAACTGTTTAAATCTCTGCCGTTTCAGTCACTGTTTTGCTGTGCTCGACGCGGTCTCCATAGCAACTCCTCCAGAGGGACTCAAGCGCGCGCACGCAGAGCCACGTTGAGAGCTCTTGGCGTTAAAATTAGtttctttttctaaaatgttttacagtttCTTAACCTTTTTTTCGCAGATGCAGAAACCAATAAGAGCtacttaaatgtgtttaaacgCAGACAGCCGTTAGCGTTCTCGCCTAATCGCCAGTACGCCTTAGCCGTTGTTGCACCTCTGCAAAAACAGGACAGCTGTGAAACTGGTAAGAGAGATGcttttccattatttttcttAGACCTGAagtgtaaacattaaaaatgtaagtaataaTATATCCTGTTTTATTGTGCAGAGAAAACTCTTATATTTGTGTGCTTGAAATGGCTCAGAATGGTGTACTTAATACTGTAggaagaattatttatttttttgctattgcttaatacagtggttctcaattccagtcctctgggacccctgctctgcacattttacatgtctcccttatttaaaacacctgataagttcagttcatggatctctgtcctaatgagctgatgatctcaatcggGTGTGTTAAATTAGAGAGACCGCAAAATGAACAGGATTGAAAACTGCTGGCTTAATATAGTTGGTAGTATTCTGTAGAGCAGGGGTTCTTAACTCTGGCCCTTGAGGTCTGcattcctgcagagttttgctccaaccctGCTCAAACTCGCTTTCCATTAACTTTCTAGTGATCCAGAAAATCTTGAtgagcttgttcaggtgtgtttgattagggtttgCGCTACactctgcaggaaagtagaCCTTAAGGGCCGGAGTTGAGAAGTCCTGCATTACAGTATTCTTTaagccagtggttctcaaccacattcctggaggacccccaaacacacctgattcaggtCATctgctcattagtagagactcacAGActtgaaatgggtgtgtcaaaGGACACATGCAAAATGTGGAGAGTAGGGGCCCCccaggactggaattgagaaccactgagcTAGTGCTCAGTCTAgttcaggggtggcgaactccagtcctggagagctgcagccctgcagagttcagctccaaccctaattaaaactcacctgcctgtcgctttctagtaacccttcagaccttgattagcttgttcag includes these proteins:
- the fgl2a gene encoding fibrinogen-like 2a, which translates into the protein MKLVYVYCSLLIAIWQGVEASGSGPSGVLDRVSGGSSCSQVRLKPAGQCEDDEECPYQITMPPMTIQLPKQFRLLEKTMKELQSLKETVNRLKSSCLECSLQQADLNLQKDSGDPPTNSAEQSRGDISTKVYRNGNSSDNEIVQNMQVKMNRMSISLKNARAQINTLQGRLEDLNLLNLQNVEDIVDRKVENITGVVNKISSTCTHCPGHREEHQFQHLTSIIPRDCSEISMLGWRNNGVYKVSPDPRNSSFEVYCEMGEYGGGWTVFQRRINGSVSFNRTWAEYKKGFGDPKGEFWLGNDKIHLLTKAKDMILRIELEDFEGTRGYAKYEQFYISNEYLNYRLSLSGYSGTAGNAMQFSKHFNHDQKFFTAPDKDNDMYPSGNCGAYYGSGWWFDACMSANLNGKYYKTKYKGKRDGIYWGTWHNLTSEYYPTNYRQTFKNVKMMIRPKNYAP